From Neobacillus sp. PS2-9, the proteins below share one genomic window:
- a CDS encoding methyl-accepting chemotaxis protein, translating into MERLQQLLNNLEIIQSTHAEDACIVLADTEKVIGYIPGKKIDLKVPIGASADNFKGTVTHNALITGEPQKEERDSGIFGVAYISTATPIIENNEIIGVISTIVSNNKVDVLRKGAQKLTGVSGELATTSEEVTKVTEQIATELKELDEETTFLRDEIKKIEEILGILKKTAARSRILGLNASIEAVRSGEHGKGFAVVAKEIEKMAENNRETVEGVEPQLKGMVANLEKIITNIQQISSDSHEQAIKMEAFNKAFEQIVNTASELNSQATSI; encoded by the coding sequence TTGGAGCGGTTACAACAATTGCTAAATAATTTGGAAATTATTCAATCCACACATGCAGAAGATGCGTGTATCGTTTTAGCTGACACAGAAAAGGTCATAGGATATATTCCTGGCAAAAAGATTGATCTTAAGGTTCCTATTGGCGCTTCTGCTGATAATTTTAAAGGGACTGTGACTCACAATGCTTTAATCACTGGTGAACCACAAAAGGAAGAACGAGATTCGGGAATTTTTGGTGTTGCCTATATTTCAACAGCAACACCTATTATAGAAAACAATGAAATAATAGGCGTTATTTCTACTATTGTTTCAAACAATAAAGTGGATGTATTGCGAAAAGGAGCACAAAAACTAACTGGTGTTAGTGGTGAATTGGCTACAACATCAGAAGAGGTAACTAAAGTAACTGAACAGATCGCAACTGAGCTAAAAGAACTTGATGAAGAAACTACTTTTCTAAGAGATGAGATTAAAAAGATAGAGGAAATTTTGGGTATTTTAAAGAAAACAGCAGCTAGATCCCGGATTTTGGGTCTAAATGCATCTATAGAAGCTGTCCGTTCCGGAGAACATGGAAAGGGCTTTGCAGTGGTAGCTAAAGAAATAGAGAAAATGGCTGAAAATAATAGAGAAACCGTTGAAGGTGTAGAGCCACAATTAAAAGGGATGGTAGCTAATCTAGAAAAAATCATCACCAACATTCAACAAATTTCTTCAGACTCTCATGAACAAGCAATAAAGATGGAAGCATTCAATAAAGCGTTTGAACAAATTGTAAACACGGCTTCAGAATTAAACTCCCAAGCAACAAGTATATAA